GAGAACCGCGAATTAACGGTAAAGTAGCCGTTGAGCCAGGGTGTAAAAGAGAACCTTGCCCCTCAATTTGCAAAATGTCGTAATGTTGACCAAAACGCATCACCAACTGTTCCACCGCACCCGCAGCAAAATCCACCCGCACAGCGTCTAAAGCCACCCCTTCCCCTTCCAACATTAACCCAGTTTGACCAGTAGCCAAAAACTTAGAACGGATACCCTGCAACTTAGCCACCCGGTGTAATTCCAGACTGGTAGACATTTTACCAATAGCCATATCCGTTCCCACCGTCAACACCCGCCGACAGGGCAGAGTTTGCGCCATTGCCGATGCTACATCTAAATTAGCTGGTTCTTTGCGGACATCCCAAATTAATTGTCCTGGTTTCAGGAGGGCATTTAACTCCGGTATATTTGCCATTGGTGTATGTAACCCATTTACCAAAGACATTCCCGCCTTGAGGGCATCTTTGATATCCAGCCAATAATCATCAGGAACAGCACCACCTTTAGGTGCAATCCCAATTACTAGAACTTCCGGTTTATACTGTAAAGCTGCTGTCACAGATGCCACAATTGGCGCATCTCGCTGAATACCTGTTAACTCGACTAAAGACTTACCTACAGATTCTCTGTCAATCACCGCCACAATGGGGGACTCGCTGTAGCGTAAAATTGACAACCCTGTTTTTCCTTGAACTCCAGTAATTCCCTCATGAAGAAGAATTGCTATTTTTTGATTA
The DNA window shown above is from Anabaena sp. WA102 and carries:
- a CDS encoding DUF1611 domain-containing protein; this translates as MRLSLNQKIAILLHEGITGVQGKTGLSILRYSESPIVAVIDRESVGKSLVELTGIQRDAPIVASVTAALQYKPEVLVIGIAPKGGAVPDDYWLDIKDALKAGMSLVNGLHTPMANIPELNALLKPGQLIWDVRKEPANLDVASAMAQTLPCRRVLTVGTDMAIGKMSTSLELHRVAKLQGIRSKFLATGQTGLMLEGEGVALDAVRVDFAAGAVEQLVMRFGQHYDILQIEGQGSLLHPGSTATLPLIRGSQPTHLILVHQAGQTHNRNNPHIPIPSLSEVIRMYEIVASGAGAFRPVPVVGIALNTRNLGEVEAKNAIAQIIAETKLPCTDPVRFGAGLLLDAVMQS